A single genomic interval of Acidimicrobiia bacterium harbors:
- the atpE gene encoding ATP synthase F0 subunit C: protein MQAVGRGIVYGAAAIGPGIGIGLVVGNAITAMARQPESAGTVRTTMFLGIAFTEALALFGFVLAFILK from the coding sequence TTGCAGGCTGTCGGTCGCGGCATCGTCTACGGCGCCGCGGCTATCGGCCCCGGCATCGGTATCGGTCTCGTCGTTGGTAACGCCATCACCGCGATGGCGCGCCAGCCCGAGTCGGCCGGCACCGTCCGTACGACGATGTTCCTCGGCATCGCGTTCACCGAGGCGCTCGCGCTCTTCGGGTTCGTGCTCGCCTTCATCCTCAAGTAA
- the atpF gene encoding F0F1 ATP synthase subunit B: MRVRRLIAAACLTFATVGVMAGTAHAATSPYANKFDKECAEKLHNGLDVDDCQQADSPLKPENSELVWGSISFLLLLGIFWKFGYPAVTKSMKAREDRIRGDLEQAEGAKGEAEGVLAEYRAQLADARAEAGRIIDEARQSADGVRRDLIARAEADAAEVRARAQEDARVAGDRAMADLRGRVSDLSIELAEKIVERSLDRDTQLALINNYIDSVGSN; the protein is encoded by the coding sequence ATGCGTGTCCGGAGACTGATCGCCGCGGCGTGCCTCACGTTCGCGACCGTTGGTGTCATGGCGGGAACGGCGCACGCGGCCACGTCGCCGTACGCGAACAAGTTCGACAAGGAGTGCGCCGAGAAGCTGCACAACGGCCTCGACGTCGACGACTGCCAGCAGGCCGACAGCCCACTGAAGCCGGAGAACTCGGAGCTCGTCTGGGGCTCGATCTCGTTCCTCCTGCTGCTCGGCATCTTCTGGAAGTTCGGCTACCCGGCGGTGACGAAGTCGATGAAGGCCCGCGAGGACCGCATCCGCGGCGACCTCGAGCAGGCCGAGGGTGCAAAGGGCGAGGCCGAGGGTGTGCTCGCGGAGTACCGCGCGCAGCTCGCGGACGCGCGTGCGGAGGCGGGACGCATCATCGACGAGGCCCGGCAGTCGGCCGACGGTGTGCGGCGCGACCTGATCGCGCGCGCCGAGGCCGACGCGGCCGAGGTCCGCGCTCGCGCGCAGGAGGACGCGCGCGTCGCCGGTGATCGCGCGATGGCCGACCTGCGCGGTCGGGTCTCCGACCTGTCGATCGAGCTCGCGGAGAAGATCGTCGAGCGCAGCCTCGACCGTGACACGCAGCTCGCGCTGATCAACAACTACATCGACTCGGTGGGGAGCAACTGA
- the atpH gene encoding ATP synthase F1 subunit delta → MASADRIEAYARAIFGIVEAEGHLSDTEEELFRFARAFESNDELRARLSDRSIAVAVRQSVIEDLLAHRALESTAAVVSFLVSIGRVSELPAIVDRFIEIAAGHRAHEVAEVRSAVALDAKQQERLAAALSAATGKQVEVKVIVDEDVLGGIVARIGDTVIDGTVRRRLAQLKEHI, encoded by the coding sequence ATGGCGTCGGCGGACCGCATCGAGGCGTACGCCCGGGCGATCTTCGGGATCGTCGAGGCGGAGGGCCACCTCAGCGACACCGAGGAGGAGCTGTTCCGTTTCGCGCGCGCGTTCGAGAGCAACGACGAGCTGCGCGCGAGGCTGTCCGACCGCTCGATCGCGGTCGCGGTCCGGCAGAGCGTGATCGAGGACCTGCTCGCGCACCGCGCGCTGGAGAGCACCGCGGCGGTCGTGTCGTTCCTCGTCTCGATCGGTCGGGTCTCGGAGCTACCGGCGATCGTCGACCGGTTCATCGAGATCGCCGCCGGTCACCGGGCGCACGAGGTCGCCGAGGTGCGCAGCGCGGTGGCGCTCGACGCGAAGCAGCAGGAGCGGTTGGCCGCCGCGTTGTCGGCGGCGACCGGCAAGCAGGTCGAGGTCAAGGTCATCGTCGACGAGGACGTGCTCGGTGGGATCGTCGCCCGTATCGGCGACACCGTCATCGACGGCACCGTCCGCCGCCGGCTGGCCCAGCTGAAGGAACACATCTGA
- the atpA gene encoding F0F1 ATP synthase subunit alpha, with product MTDFTLNSDDIAEALRKHVEDFKPNVEQERVGRVLEVADGVARVQGLPGAAVNELLEFEGGVLGLALNLDEDSIGAVVLGTVDEIEEGQSVKATGRILSVPVGEGMVGRVVNALGLPIDGKGPIASTELRRLEVQAPGIVGRQPVGEPLQTGIKAIDAMTPVGRGQRELIIGDRKTGKTTVAIDTILNQKGQGVKCIYVAIGQKGSTVAQTVATLAAAGAMEYTVVVNAPAADEAVFKYLAPYSGCAIGQHWMEHGQHALVVYDDLSKQAEAYRQISLLLRRPPGREAYPGDVFYLHSRLLERAAKLSDALGAGSLTALPVIETKAGDVSAYIPTNVISITDGQIYLVDDLFKSGVRPAIDVGISVSRVGSAAQIKAMKSVAGTLKLDLAQFRELEAFATFGSELDAVSKAQLERGYRLVELLKQPLNSPMPVEEQVVSIYAGTNGYLDDIPVGDVKRFESEMLDYFRGPHANLLATIRTSGAVPEGSALADAVTDFKARFVASDATTAGAA from the coding sequence ATGACGGACTTCACGCTCAATTCCGACGACATCGCCGAGGCGCTGCGCAAGCACGTCGAGGACTTCAAGCCCAACGTCGAGCAGGAGCGCGTCGGACGGGTGCTCGAGGTCGCCGACGGCGTCGCGCGGGTGCAGGGTCTGCCCGGCGCGGCCGTCAACGAGCTGCTCGAGTTCGAGGGCGGCGTGCTCGGACTCGCTCTCAACCTCGACGAGGACTCGATCGGCGCGGTGGTGCTCGGCACGGTCGACGAGATCGAAGAGGGCCAGTCGGTCAAGGCGACCGGGCGCATCCTCTCGGTGCCCGTCGGCGAGGGCATGGTCGGCCGCGTCGTGAACGCGCTCGGTCTTCCCATCGACGGCAAGGGCCCCATCGCGTCGACGGAGCTGCGCCGCCTCGAGGTGCAGGCGCCCGGCATCGTCGGCCGCCAACCCGTCGGCGAGCCGCTGCAGACCGGGATCAAGGCCATCGACGCGATGACGCCCGTCGGGCGCGGCCAGCGCGAGCTCATCATCGGCGACCGCAAGACCGGCAAGACCACGGTCGCGATCGACACGATCCTGAACCAGAAGGGTCAGGGCGTGAAGTGCATCTACGTCGCGATCGGGCAGAAGGGCTCGACGGTCGCGCAGACCGTCGCGACCCTCGCCGCCGCGGGCGCGATGGAGTACACGGTCGTCGTGAACGCGCCGGCCGCCGACGAGGCGGTGTTCAAGTACCTCGCGCCGTACTCGGGCTGCGCGATCGGTCAGCACTGGATGGAGCACGGCCAGCACGCGCTCGTCGTGTACGACGACCTGTCGAAGCAGGCCGAGGCGTACCGCCAGATCTCGCTGCTGCTGCGCCGCCCGCCGGGCCGCGAGGCCTACCCCGGCGACGTCTTCTATCTCCACAGCCGTCTCCTCGAGCGCGCCGCGAAGCTCTCCGACGCCCTCGGCGCCGGTTCGCTCACCGCACTGCCCGTGATCGAGACGAAGGCCGGTGACGTGTCGGCGTACATCCCGACGAACGTCATCTCGATCACCGACGGCCAGATCTACCTCGTCGACGACCTGTTCAAGTCGGGCGTGCGCCCCGCGATCGACGTCGGCATCTCGGTGTCGCGCGTCGGCAGCGCCGCGCAGATCAAGGCCATGAAGTCGGTCGCGGGCACGCTGAAGCTCGACCTCGCGCAGTTCCGCGAGCTCGAGGCGTTCGCGACGTTCGGCTCCGAGCTCGACGCGGTGTCGAAGGCGCAGCTCGAGCGCGGGTACCGGCTCGTGGAGCTGCTGAAGCAGCCGCTGAACTCGCCGATGCCGGTGGAGGAGCAGGTCGTGTCGATCTACGCGGGCACGAACGGCTACCTCGACGACATCCCGGTCGGCGACGTGAAGCGCTTCGAGTCGGAGATGCTCGATTACTTCCGCGGTCCGCACGCCAACCTGCTCGCGACGATCCGCACGAGCGGCGCGGTGCCCGAAGGCAGCGCGCTCGCGGACGCGGTCACCGACTTCAAGGCCCGCTTCGTTGCCAGCGACGCCACCACGGCCGGCGCCGCTTGA
- a CDS encoding F0F1 ATP synthase subunit gamma, with amino-acid sequence MAGQERILRRRIRSVQSTKKITRAMELIASSRIVRAQAAVRAAQPYSDGITNVVEHLAEAGAGGSSPLMTPRAEVKTVAQIVIAADRGLCGGYNTSVLRAAELDIAAQQRDGHGYALVAVGRKVESYLRYREYRIDAAFTGFSDQPSYENARAVAAAVTGKFLAGEIDIVQLVYTKFISAGTQTVVLERLMPLETHPTGVPAATNEAGEPQEAYEFEPGPDAILDALLPRYAESRIFAALLNAAASEHAARQRAMKAATDNADDLITSLSRVMNRARQEQITTEIMEIVGGAEALGSGRADDVREHPRHLRIEEQA; translated from the coding sequence ATGGCAGGGCAAGAGAGGATCCTGCGCCGCAGGATCCGGAGCGTGCAGAGCACGAAGAAGATCACCCGCGCGATGGAGCTCATCGCGTCGAGTCGGATCGTGCGCGCCCAGGCGGCGGTGCGCGCGGCGCAGCCCTACAGCGACGGCATCACGAACGTCGTCGAGCACCTCGCCGAGGCGGGCGCGGGCGGTTCGAGCCCGTTGATGACGCCGCGCGCCGAGGTGAAGACCGTCGCCCAGATCGTGATCGCCGCGGACCGCGGCCTGTGCGGCGGTTACAACACGTCGGTGCTGCGCGCCGCGGAGCTCGACATCGCCGCGCAGCAGCGCGACGGACACGGGTACGCGCTGGTCGCGGTCGGGCGCAAGGTCGAGAGCTACCTGCGCTACCGCGAGTACCGCATCGACGCCGCGTTCACCGGCTTCAGCGACCAGCCGAGCTACGAGAACGCGCGTGCGGTCGCGGCGGCGGTAACGGGCAAGTTCCTCGCCGGCGAGATCGACATCGTGCAGCTCGTGTACACGAAGTTCATCTCGGCCGGCACACAGACCGTGGTGCTCGAGCGCCTCATGCCGCTCGAGACCCATCCGACCGGCGTGCCCGCGGCGACGAACGAAGCCGGCGAGCCGCAGGAGGCGTACGAGTTCGAGCCCGGACCCGACGCGATCCTCGACGCGCTGCTGCCGCGCTACGCGGAGTCGCGCATCTTCGCGGCACTGCTGAACGCGGCCGCGTCGGAGCACGCGGCGCGGCAGCGCGCGATGAAGGCGGCGACCGACAACGCCGACGACCTCATCACGAGCCTCAGCCGCGTCATGAACCGCGCCCGGCAGGAGCAGATCACCACCGAGATCATGGAGATCGTCGGCGGCGCCGAGGCTCTCGGGTCCGGCCGCGCCGACGACGTCCGTGAGCACCCCCGTCATCTCCGAATCGAGGAGCAGGCATGA
- the atpD gene encoding F0F1 ATP synthase subunit beta, protein MTTIAEPTLKDGRVVAIAGPVIDVEFPSDALPEINHALEVDIELEGETIVVTAEVAQQIGDSRVRAICMKPTDGLKRNQAVRNLGHGIMMPVGDGTLGHVWNVIGEPLDTDGVVPEGIEDRWEIHRSAPAFDTLEPRALMFETGIKVIDLLEPYVQGGKIGLFGGAGVGKTVIIQEMINRVASQHGGVSVFAGVGERTREGTDMWIEMQESGVIDKAALVYGQMDEPPGVRMRVALAALTVAEYFRDVKNQDVLLFVDNIFRFVQAGSEVSTLLGRMPSAVGYQPTLADEMGELQERITSTRGKSITSLQAVYVPADDYTDPAPFTTFTHLDATTELSRQVASLGIYPAVDPLASTSNILAPEIVGDRHYNVARRVQEVLQRYKELQDIIAILGLDELSEDDRIAVDRARKIQKFLSQPFFVGEVFTGLKGIHVSVDETVESFEQLVNGDLDHLPEQAFFNVGGAESAIAKAKTLQES, encoded by the coding sequence ATGACCACCATCGCAGAGCCGACGCTCAAGGACGGTCGCGTCGTCGCGATCGCGGGGCCGGTCATCGACGTGGAGTTCCCGTCGGACGCGCTGCCCGAGATCAACCACGCGCTCGAGGTCGACATCGAGCTCGAGGGCGAGACCATCGTCGTCACCGCCGAGGTCGCGCAGCAGATCGGCGACAGCCGCGTGCGGGCCATCTGCATGAAGCCGACCGACGGCTTGAAGCGCAACCAGGCGGTGCGCAACCTCGGCCACGGCATCATGATGCCGGTCGGCGACGGCACGCTCGGCCACGTGTGGAACGTCATCGGCGAGCCGCTCGACACCGACGGCGTGGTGCCGGAAGGCATCGAGGACCGCTGGGAGATCCACCGCAGCGCGCCCGCGTTCGACACGCTCGAGCCGCGCGCGTTGATGTTCGAGACCGGCATCAAGGTCATCGACCTGCTCGAGCCGTACGTGCAGGGCGGCAAGATCGGCCTCTTCGGCGGCGCCGGCGTCGGCAAGACCGTCATCATCCAGGAGATGATCAACCGGGTCGCGTCGCAGCACGGCGGCGTGTCGGTGTTCGCGGGCGTCGGTGAGCGCACGCGTGAAGGCACCGACATGTGGATCGAGATGCAGGAGTCGGGGGTCATCGACAAGGCCGCGCTCGTGTACGGCCAGATGGACGAGCCGCCGGGCGTGCGCATGCGCGTGGCGCTCGCCGCGCTCACCGTCGCCGAGTACTTCCGCGACGTGAAGAACCAGGACGTGCTGCTCTTCGTCGACAACATCTTCCGCTTCGTGCAAGCGGGCTCGGAGGTGTCGACGCTGCTCGGCCGGATGCCCTCCGCGGTGGGTTACCAGCCGACGCTCGCCGACGAGATGGGCGAGCTGCAGGAGCGCATCACGTCGACCCGGGGCAAGTCGATCACGTCGTTGCAGGCCGTCTACGTGCCCGCCGACGACTACACCGACCCCGCGCCGTTCACGACGTTCACCCACCTCGACGCGACGACCGAGCTGTCCCGCCAGGTCGCGTCGCTCGGCATCTACCCCGCGGTGGACCCGCTCGCGTCGACGTCGAACATCCTCGCTCCCGAGATCGTCGGTGACCGCCACTACAACGTGGCTCGGCGGGTGCAGGAGGTGCTCCAGCGCTACAAGGAGCTCCAGGACATCATCGCCATCCTCGGGCTCGACGAGCTCTCCGAGGACGACCGGATCGCGGTCGACCGCGCCCGCAAGATCCAGAAGTTCCTGTCGCAGCCGTTCTTCGTGGGCGAGGTGTTCACGGGTCTGAAGGGCATCCACGTGTCGGTCGACGAGACCGTCGAGTCGTTCGAGCAGCTCGTGAACGGCGACCTCGACCACCTGCCCGAGCAGGCGTTCTTCAACGTCGGCGGCGCGGAGTCCGCGATCGCCAAGGCGAAGACGCTGCAGGAGTCATGA
- the atpC gene encoding ATP synthase F1 subunit epsilon produces the protein MTLTVEVVSPEAILFTGDADMVVARTLGGGDIAFLTGHVSFLGALDDWPLRVIQEHGQVTFAVHGGFVEVSDDRVTVLSDVAEPSTGIDAARAQAALETAEAALRTDPDDEAAAAAVTRAQIRLEVARS, from the coding sequence ATGACTCTCACCGTCGAGGTCGTCTCGCCGGAGGCGATCCTGTTCACCGGCGACGCCGACATGGTCGTCGCGCGCACGCTGGGCGGTGGCGACATCGCGTTCTTGACCGGCCACGTCTCGTTCCTCGGCGCGCTCGACGACTGGCCGCTGCGCGTGATCCAGGAGCACGGTCAGGTGACGTTCGCGGTGCACGGCGGCTTCGTGGAGGTCTCCGACGATCGGGTGACCGTGCTGTCCGACGTCGCCGAGCCGTCGACCGGGATCGACGCGGCGCGTGCACAGGCCGCGTTGGAGACCGCCGAGGCCGCGCTGCGCACGGATCCCGACGACGAAGCCGCCGCCGCCGCCGTCACCCGCGCCCAGATCCGCCTCGAGGTCGCCCGCTCCTAG
- the glpX gene encoding class II fructose-bisphosphatase produces MELVRVTEAAALAAGRWMGRGDKNAADGAAVDAMRLVLNSVSMDGVVVIGEGEKDEAPMLFNGEQIGDGSPPKVDIAVDPLEGTTLTAMGRNNAISVIAVAERGTMFNPGPCVYMEKIAAGPAAADAIDINAPVKANLEAVAKALGERVSDVTAVVLDRDRHTDIIRECREAGARIKLIQDGDVAGALSVVWRNSGIDVLFGVGGTPEGVIAAAGIKCLGGSIQGRLWPRNDDERRAALDMGYDLDRVLFTDDLVRGDDVFFAATGVTDGDLLRGVRYFGDGASTESLVMRGKTGTIRKIEATHRWPKLMRYSAIRFDE; encoded by the coding sequence ATGGAGCTCGTCCGGGTCACCGAGGCCGCCGCGCTGGCCGCCGGCCGGTGGATGGGACGGGGCGACAAGAACGCGGCCGACGGCGCGGCGGTCGACGCCATGCGCCTCGTGCTCAACAGCGTGTCGATGGACGGCGTCGTCGTCATCGGCGAGGGCGAGAAGGACGAAGCGCCCATGCTCTTCAACGGCGAGCAGATCGGTGACGGCTCCCCGCCCAAGGTCGACATCGCGGTCGACCCGCTCGAGGGCACGACGCTCACCGCGATGGGCCGCAACAACGCGATCTCGGTGATCGCGGTGGCGGAGCGGGGCACGATGTTCAATCCCGGTCCGTGCGTCTACATGGAGAAGATCGCCGCGGGTCCCGCAGCCGCCGACGCGATCGACATCAACGCCCCGGTGAAGGCGAACCTCGAAGCGGTCGCCAAGGCGCTGGGCGAGCGGGTTTCCGACGTCACCGCGGTCGTGCTCGATCGCGACCGTCACACCGACATCATCCGCGAGTGCCGCGAGGCGGGTGCGCGCATCAAGCTCATCCAGGACGGCGACGTCGCCGGCGCGCTCTCGGTCGTCTGGCGCAACTCCGGCATCGACGTGCTGTTCGGTGTCGGCGGCACGCCCGAGGGCGTGATCGCGGCGGCCGGCATCAAGTGCCTCGGTGGATCGATCCAGGGTCGCCTGTGGCCCCGCAACGACGACGAGCGCCGCGCCGCGCTCGACATGGGCTACGACCTCGACCGCGTGCTGTTCACCGACGACCTGGTGCGCGGCGACGACGTGTTCTTCGCGGCGACCGGCGTCACCGACGGCGATCTGCTGCGGGGCGTCCGCTACTTCGGCGACGGTGCCAGCACCGAGTCGCTCGTCATGCGGGGCAAGACCGGCACGATCCGCAAGATCGAAGCCACGCACCGCTGGCCCAAGCTCATGCGCTACTCCGCCATCCGCTTCGACGAGTAA
- a CDS encoding SDR family NAD(P)-dependent oxidoreductase, with product MRLDGKVALVTGAASGIGAACVARFVREGARVVGVDLNPPTAALDVTDDRAVAFAACDVRDERAVRDVVGAVVQEHGHLDAVVNAAGVAGGGPAHFVDEAEWRRVIDINLTGTFLVAKHAIAQMLEQPRDADNERGSIVNLASVEGLEGTAGGSAYNASKGGVVLLTKNLAIDYGGKGIRVNAICPGFIETPMLDGVVKQAGMEDVAGDIVREHKLKRLGRPEEIASVAAFLISSDASFVSGIAMPVDGGYTAGRDHGVTALMGLQD from the coding sequence ATGCGGCTCGACGGCAAGGTGGCACTCGTGACCGGCGCGGCCTCGGGCATCGGGGCGGCCTGCGTGGCCCGGTTCGTGCGGGAGGGTGCTCGGGTCGTCGGCGTCGACCTGAACCCGCCGACGGCCGCGCTCGACGTGACCGACGACCGGGCCGTCGCGTTCGCGGCGTGTGACGTGCGCGACGAGCGCGCGGTACGCGACGTCGTCGGCGCGGTCGTGCAGGAGCACGGTCACCTCGACGCGGTCGTGAACGCGGCCGGCGTCGCCGGCGGCGGTCCCGCGCATTTCGTCGACGAGGCGGAGTGGCGACGCGTCATCGACATCAACCTCACCGGCACGTTCCTCGTCGCGAAGCACGCGATCGCGCAGATGCTCGAGCAGCCGCGCGACGCCGACAACGAGCGCGGGTCGATCGTGAACCTCGCGAGCGTCGAAGGGCTCGAAGGCACCGCGGGTGGGAGCGCGTACAACGCGTCGAAGGGTGGCGTCGTCCTGCTCACGAAGAACCTCGCGATCGACTACGGCGGCAAGGGCATCCGCGTGAACGCGATCTGTCCCGGCTTCATCGAGACGCCGATGCTCGACGGCGTGGTGAAGCAGGCGGGGATGGAGGACGTCGCGGGCGACATCGTGCGCGAGCACAAGCTCAAGCGTCTCGGCCGCCCCGAGGAGATCGCGTCGGTCGCCGCCTTCCTGATCTCGTCCGACGCCTCGTTCGTGAGTGGCATCGCGATGCCCGTCGACGGGGGCTACACCGCGGGTCGGGACCACGGTGTGACCGCGCTGATGGGGCTGCAAGACTGA
- a CDS encoding methylmalonyl-CoA mutase family protein, whose product MSARDEWREAFAAAPSRAADFTSLSGVEVDPVYGPEEGPFPGQYPYTRGPYASMYRSKLWTMRMFAGFGTAPDTNQRFHELLDAGGDGLSTAFDLPTLMGRDSDDELALGEVGRCGVAIDTLADVEDLYRGIDLGVVTTSMTINGPAAIVFAMFVANAERGGTPRAQIGGTLQNDILKEYQAQKEFIFPPRPSMRLVADTIRFCAAEMPRFHPISISGYHIREAGSTAAQELAFTLANGFAYVELGRNAGLDVDAFAPRLSFFFNAHLDFFEEIAKYRAARRIWARWLRDRYGATTPRAQQLRFHTQTAGVSLTAQQPEVNIVRTAIEALAGVLGGTQSLHTNSMDETLALPTDRAARIALRTQQVIAHETRVANVADPLGGSWYVEAFTDEMERQAEEVFAHLDDMGNGSLLEGCLRAVEDGWFQGEIADSAYELERKLNRGDHVVVGVTGFLEGNDEPPPPTLRIGPEVEQEQLDRLAKVKADRDGARVESALARVRHDASEPTTNLMPALLGAADAYATVGEICDTLAGVFGRHVEVARI is encoded by the coding sequence ATGAGTGCACGCGACGAGTGGCGAGAGGCCTTCGCGGCCGCCCCCTCGCGCGCCGCCGACTTCACGAGCCTCTCGGGTGTCGAGGTCGACCCGGTCTACGGACCTGAAGAGGGTCCGTTCCCCGGCCAGTACCCGTACACGCGCGGGCCGTACGCGTCGATGTACCGCTCGAAGCTCTGGACGATGCGGATGTTCGCGGGCTTCGGCACCGCGCCCGACACGAACCAGCGCTTCCACGAGCTGCTCGACGCGGGCGGCGACGGGTTGTCGACCGCGTTCGACCTGCCGACGCTGATGGGTCGCGACTCCGACGACGAGCTCGCGCTCGGCGAGGTCGGCAGGTGCGGCGTCGCGATCGACACGCTCGCCGACGTCGAGGATCTGTACCGCGGCATCGACCTCGGCGTGGTCACGACGTCGATGACGATCAACGGTCCGGCCGCGATCGTGTTCGCGATGTTCGTCGCGAACGCGGAGCGCGGGGGCACGCCGCGCGCACAGATCGGCGGCACGCTCCAGAACGACATCTTGAAGGAGTACCAGGCGCAGAAGGAGTTCATCTTCCCGCCCCGCCCGTCGATGCGACTCGTCGCCGACACGATCCGCTTCTGCGCCGCGGAGATGCCGCGTTTCCACCCGATCTCGATCTCCGGCTACCACATCCGCGAAGCCGGGAGCACCGCGGCGCAGGAGCTTGCGTTCACGCTCGCGAACGGCTTCGCGTACGTCGAGCTCGGTCGCAACGCCGGCCTCGACGTCGACGCGTTCGCGCCGCGCCTCTCGTTCTTCTTCAACGCGCACCTCGACTTCTTCGAGGAGATCGCGAAGTACCGCGCCGCGCGCCGCATCTGGGCCCGTTGGCTGCGCGACCGTTACGGCGCGACGACACCGCGCGCGCAACAGCTCCGCTTCCACACGCAGACCGCGGGCGTGTCGCTCACCGCGCAGCAGCCCGAGGTGAACATCGTGCGCACGGCGATCGAGGCGCTCGCCGGGGTGCTGGGCGGCACCCAGAGCCTGCACACCAACTCGATGGACGAGACGCTTGCGCTGCCGACCGACCGCGCGGCGCGCATCGCGTTGCGTACGCAGCAGGTGATCGCGCACGAGACACGCGTCGCGAATGTCGCCGATCCGCTGGGTGGATCGTGGTACGTCGAGGCGTTCACCGACGAGATGGAACGGCAGGCCGAGGAAGTGTTCGCGCACCTCGACGACATGGGCAACGGCTCGCTGCTCGAGGGCTGCCTGCGCGCGGTCGAGGACGGCTGGTTCCAGGGCGAGATCGCCGACAGCGCGTACGAGCTCGAGCGGAAGCTCAACCGCGGCGACCACGTGGTCGTCGGCGTCACGGGCTTCCTCGAGGGCAACGACGAGCCGCCGCCGCCGACGCTACGAATCGGTCCCGAAGTCGAGCAGGAGCAGCTCGACCGGCTCGCGAAGGTGAAGGCCGACCGCGACGGCGCGCGCGTCGAGTCGGCGCTCGCGCGCGTACGCCACGACGCGTCGGAGCCGACGACGAACCTCATGCCCGCGCTGCTCGGCGCGGCCGACGCGTACGCGACGGTCGGCGAGATCTGCGACACGCTTGCGGGCGTCTTCGGCCGGCACGTCGAAGTCGCGCGGATCTGA
- a CDS encoding class I SAM-dependent methyltransferase, whose protein sequence is MLDAQLLDVARAAKGFMPDDEGAALHDAALAAARRVGAPLLEVGTYCGKSAVYLGAAAREAGTVLFTVDHHRGSEENQAGWEHHDREVVDSRTGRMDTLPFFRRTMEAAGLEQHVVGVVGHSGPIATVWATPLAFVFVDGGHSEAIAMADYEGWARHLGAGGILAIHDVFERPEDGGRGPFQVWQRAVADGLKPVGVTGSLRTLERTE, encoded by the coding sequence ATGCTCGACGCGCAGTTGCTCGACGTCGCGCGCGCCGCGAAGGGTTTCATGCCCGACGATGAGGGCGCCGCGTTGCACGACGCCGCGCTCGCCGCCGCGCGCCGCGTCGGCGCACCGCTGCTCGAGGTCGGCACGTACTGCGGCAAGTCGGCGGTGTATCTCGGCGCGGCCGCGCGTGAAGCGGGCACCGTGCTCTTCACCGTCGACCATCACCGCGGCTCGGAGGAGAACCAGGCGGGCTGGGAGCACCACGACCGCGAGGTCGTCGACTCGCGCACCGGCCGCATGGACACGTTGCCGTTCTTCCGGCGCACGATGGAAGCGGCCGGGCTCGAGCAGCACGTCGTCGGCGTGGTCGGTCATTCGGGGCCGATCGCGACGGTGTGGGCGACGCCGCTCGCGTTCGTGTTCGTCGACGGCGGCCACTCCGAGGCCATCGCGATGGCCGACTACGAGGGCTGGGCGCGACACCTGGGTGCCGGCGGGATCCTGGCCATCCACGACGTGTTCGAACGGCCCGAAGACGGTGGTCGGGGGCCCTTCCAGGTGTGGCAGCGGGCGGTCGCCGACGGCCTGAAGCCCGTGGGCGTGACGGGGAGTCTGCGCACGCTCGAACGCACTGAGTAA